In one window of Erwinia tasmaniensis Et1/99 DNA:
- the grxB gene encoding glutaredoxin 2: MKLYIYDHCPFCVKARMIFGLKNIPVELVVMMNDDEATPQRMIGQKMAPILMKEDGSCMAESLDIVHYVDASDRQPLLTGSTHAAISDWLRHISSYVNKLLIPRVAEAPFAEFATPEARRYFKNKKQGVYGDFAELKEHSPGLIKNVNDDLRKLDRLIVQSNAVNGELSLDDIHLFPLLRSLSLVAGIEYPTRVADYRDNMAKQTQINLLSSLAS, translated from the coding sequence TTGAAACTCTATATCTATGACCATTGCCCGTTCTGTGTCAAAGCCCGCATGATTTTTGGCCTGAAGAATATTCCGGTCGAGCTGGTGGTAATGATGAATGATGATGAAGCCACGCCGCAGCGCATGATCGGCCAGAAAATGGCGCCGATACTGATGAAAGAGGACGGCAGCTGCATGGCGGAAAGTCTTGATATCGTCCATTATGTCGATGCCTCCGACCGCCAGCCGCTGCTTACCGGCAGCACTCATGCGGCAATAAGTGACTGGCTGCGTCATATCAGCAGTTACGTCAACAAACTGCTTATTCCCCGCGTGGCGGAAGCACCGTTTGCCGAGTTTGCCACCCCGGAAGCACGACGCTATTTTAAAAATAAAAAGCAGGGCGTTTACGGTGACTTTGCCGAATTGAAAGAACATTCGCCGGGCCTGATTAAAAATGTTAATGACGACCTGCGTAAGCTCGACAGGCTGATCGTGCAGTCCAATGCGGTCAACGGTGAACTATCTCTTGACGATATTCATCTCTTTCCATTGCTTCGCTCGCTGTCGCTGGTTGCCGGGATAGAATACCCAACTCGCGTTGCCGATTATCGCGATAATATGGCAAAACAGACGCAAATCAACCTACTCTCCTCCCTCGCATCCTGA
- the flgN gene encoding flagellar export chaperone FlgN, which produces MDKLQNSLDKMLEVLSSLAEVMDAEQEQLSAGQVNSSLLQRITEDKSSLLATLSFVEQMRHDAEKAAGLYEPYSHHPALAQRWATIQSHTLKLRDTNTHNGMLLNHQIKHNEQALQVLKPYHSQKFYGPDGQAVSSGRVSRKA; this is translated from the coding sequence ATGGATAAGCTGCAAAACTCGCTTGATAAAATGCTGGAAGTGCTTTCGTCGCTGGCCGAAGTGATGGATGCGGAGCAAGAGCAGCTCTCGGCAGGTCAGGTCAACAGCAGCTTATTACAGCGAATCACCGAGGATAAGAGTTCCCTGCTGGCAACGCTCAGTTTCGTAGAGCAAATGCGGCATGATGCGGAAAAGGCCGCCGGACTGTATGAGCCCTATAGCCATCATCCTGCACTGGCGCAGCGTTGGGCCACTATCCAGAGCCACACCCTGAAACTACGCGATACCAACACGCACAACGGTATGCTGCTCAACCATCAAATCAAACATAATGAGCAGGCGTTGCAGGTGCTTAAACCTTACCATTCGCAGAAATTCTATGGCCCGGATGGGCAGGCCGTTAGCTCCGGACGGGTCAGTCGCAAAGCCTGA
- the rimJ gene encoding ribosomal protein S5-alanine N-acetyltransferase yields the protein MFGYRTHAPKVRLTTDRLVVRLINERDDWRLADYYAENRAFLKPWEPVRDDSHCYPSGWQARLGLIGEMHKQGNAFYFAVMDPQETEVRGVANFSNVVRGSFHACYLGYSLGEKWQGQGMMFEALQSAIRYMQRQQRMHRIMANYMPHNQRSGALLARLGFEKEGYAKSYLLIDGRWQDHVLTALTCNEWTPERRGA from the coding sequence ATGTTTGGCTATCGTACCCACGCGCCCAAAGTGCGGTTGACAACCGACCGTCTGGTGGTTCGTTTGATCAATGAGCGCGATGATTGGCGGCTGGCTGACTACTATGCCGAAAATCGTGCCTTCCTCAAGCCGTGGGAGCCGGTGCGTGATGATAGCCACTGCTATCCATCCGGGTGGCAGGCGCGCCTGGGCTTGATTGGCGAAATGCACAAGCAGGGCAACGCGTTCTATTTTGCCGTGATGGATCCGCAGGAAACTGAAGTGCGCGGCGTGGCAAACTTCAGCAACGTGGTGCGCGGTTCGTTCCATGCCTGTTATCTTGGCTATTCGCTGGGTGAGAAATGGCAGGGCCAGGGAATGATGTTTGAAGCGCTGCAAAGCGCCATTCGCTATATGCAGCGACAGCAGCGCATGCACCGGATTATGGCTAACTACATGCCGCATAATCAGCGCAGCGGAGCGCTGCTGGCACGCCTCGGTTTTGAAAAAGAGGGCTATGCCAAAAGTTATTTGCTGATTGACGGACGCTGGCAGGATCATGTCCTGACGGCGCTGACCTGTAACGAATGGACGCCGGAGCGGCGCGGAGCGTAA
- the murJ gene encoding murein biosynthesis integral membrane protein MurJ, with protein MNLLKSLAAVSSMTLFSRVLGFARDAIVARVFGAGMATDAFFVAFKLPNLLRRIFAEGAFSQAFVPILAEYKSKQGEEATKVFVAYVSGLLTLILAIVTVLGMFAAPWVIMVTAPGFTDTADKFALTSSLLRVTFPYILLISLASLAGAILNTWNRFSVPAFAPTLLNVSMIGFALFAAPHFHPPVMALAWAVVAGGVLQLGYQLPHLKKIGLLVLPRLNLRDAGVWRVMRQMGPAILGVSVSQISLIINTIFASFLVSGSVSWMYYADRLMEFPSGVLGVALGTILLPSLAKSFASGNQAEYSRLMDWGLRLCFLLALPSAVALGILAKPLTVALFQYGKFSAFDAAMTQRALVAYSVGLMGLIVVKVLAPGFYSRQDIKTPVKIALFTLLATQVMNLAFIGPLKHAGLSLSIGLAACLNAALLYWQLRKQDIFQPQPGWMSFLLRLLLAVLAMAAALVGMLYLMPEWASGNMLSRLLRLAAVCAVGGGVYFAVLGVTGFRPRDFARRTQS; from the coding sequence ATGAACCTGTTAAAATCACTGGCAGCGGTCAGCTCAATGACGCTGTTTTCGCGCGTACTGGGCTTTGCCCGCGATGCGATTGTGGCGCGCGTATTCGGTGCCGGAATGGCAACCGACGCCTTCTTTGTCGCCTTCAAACTGCCCAACCTGCTGCGCCGCATCTTTGCCGAAGGGGCCTTTTCCCAGGCGTTTGTACCCATCCTCGCCGAATATAAAAGCAAGCAGGGCGAGGAGGCGACCAAAGTGTTTGTTGCCTATGTTTCCGGGTTACTGACGCTGATCCTGGCTATCGTCACCGTGCTGGGCATGTTTGCCGCCCCCTGGGTGATCATGGTCACCGCGCCCGGCTTTACGGACACAGCAGATAAGTTTGCGCTCACCTCATCGCTGCTGCGCGTTACCTTTCCTTATATCCTGCTGATTTCCCTGGCATCGTTGGCGGGGGCGATCCTCAACACCTGGAACCGCTTTTCGGTTCCGGCGTTTGCACCGACGCTGCTGAATGTCAGCATGATCGGCTTCGCGCTGTTTGCCGCCCCGCATTTTCATCCACCGGTGATGGCGCTGGCCTGGGCGGTGGTGGCGGGGGGCGTGCTGCAACTCGGCTACCAGCTGCCGCATTTGAAGAAAATTGGCCTGCTGGTGCTGCCGCGCCTCAACCTGCGTGACGCCGGAGTCTGGCGCGTGATGCGTCAGATGGGGCCGGCTATCCTTGGCGTTTCCGTCAGTCAAATTTCCCTGATTATCAACACGATTTTTGCCTCTTTTCTGGTATCCGGTTCGGTATCGTGGATGTATTACGCCGATCGGCTGATGGAGTTTCCTTCCGGGGTGCTGGGAGTGGCGCTGGGCACTATTTTGCTGCCGTCGCTGGCGAAAAGTTTTGCCAGCGGCAATCAGGCCGAGTACTCGCGCCTGATGGACTGGGGGCTGCGCCTCTGCTTCCTGCTGGCGCTGCCGAGTGCGGTAGCGCTGGGCATTCTGGCAAAGCCGCTTACCGTTGCCCTGTTCCAGTACGGCAAATTCTCCGCGTTTGATGCGGCGATGACCCAGCGTGCGCTGGTGGCCTACTCGGTCGGCCTGATGGGGCTTATCGTGGTGAAGGTGCTGGCACCGGGCTTCTATTCTCGCCAGGACATCAAAACGCCGGTGAAAATCGCCCTGTTTACGCTGCTCGCCACCCAGGTGATGAACCTGGCGTTTATCGGCCCGCTGAAGCATGCCGGGCTGTCGCTGTCTATCGGGCTGGCCGCCTGCCTTAACGCCGCGCTGCTTTACTGGCAGCTGCGCAAGCAGGACATCTTCCAGCCGCAGCCGGGCTGGATGAGCTTCCTGCTGCGCCTGCTGCTTGCCGTACTGGCGATGGCCGCCGCGCTGGTGGGCATGTTATACCTGATGCCGGAGTGGGCAAGTGGAAATATGTTGTCGCGCCTGCTTCGCCTGGCGGCGGTATGTGCCGTTGGCGGCGGCGTCTATTTTGCCGTGCTGGGCGTGACGGGTTTTCGCCCGCGTGACTTCGCGCGACGTACCCAAAGCTGA
- a CDS encoding DUF480 domain-containing protein gives MNKILFTAVEARVVGCLLEKQVTTPDQYPMSLNGVVTACNQKSNREPVMSLTDSEVQNTLDMLVKKHQLTALNTGSRVVKYEQRFCNSTFGQMKLSAAEVAIIANLLLRGAQTPGELRIRCARIHDFADMTEVEQTLERLAQHEHGQLVVRLAREPGKRESRYMHLLSGEVDESSRADGHHPDDHRGDLEGRIAQLEQQVATLQRQIAQLLNNGEVK, from the coding sequence ATGAACAAGATCCTTTTCACCGCCGTTGAGGCGCGGGTGGTCGGCTGTCTGTTAGAGAAACAGGTCACGACGCCCGATCAGTATCCGATGTCGCTTAACGGCGTAGTAACGGCCTGTAATCAGAAATCGAACCGCGAACCGGTGATGTCGCTCACCGACAGCGAAGTCCAAAATACCCTTGATATGCTGGTAAAAAAACACCAGCTCACGGCGCTGAATACCGGCAGCAGGGTGGTGAAATATGAACAGCGTTTCTGTAATTCAACCTTTGGGCAGATGAAGCTCAGCGCCGCCGAAGTGGCGATTATCGCTAACCTGCTGCTGCGTGGGGCGCAGACTCCGGGAGAGCTGCGTATACGTTGTGCCCGTATACATGACTTTGCTGATATGACCGAAGTGGAGCAGACGCTGGAACGGCTGGCGCAGCATGAGCATGGACAACTTGTGGTGCGCCTGGCGCGCGAACCGGGCAAGCGCGAAAGCCGCTACATGCACTTGTTAAGCGGTGAGGTGGACGAAAGCTCGCGGGCCGACGGCCATCATCCGGATGATCATCGTGGCGATCTGGAAGGGCGCATAGCGCAACTTGAGCAACAGGTAGCGACGCTGCAACGGCAGATCGCCCAGCTGCTGAATAACGGTGAGGTGAAATGA
- the flgM gene encoding flagellar biosynthesis anti-sigma factor FlgM, giving the protein MSIDRTQPLKPASSVQQRETNDVTPSKPRAAESKSSVTSGTQVLLSGTQSQLTKASSQDINIARVEELKTAIRNGELKMDSGKIADALIQQAKDSLQGN; this is encoded by the coding sequence ATGAGCATCGACAGAACCCAGCCTCTGAAACCGGCCAGTAGCGTACAACAACGTGAAACGAATGATGTGACTCCGTCTAAACCGCGTGCTGCAGAGAGCAAATCCTCTGTCACCAGCGGTACTCAGGTGCTTTTGAGCGGCACGCAGTCACAGCTGACCAAAGCCAGCTCACAGGATATTAATATCGCCCGCGTGGAAGAGCTGAAAACCGCTATCCGTAATGGCGAATTAAAGATGGACAGCGGCAAAATTGCCGATGCGCTGATCCAACAGGCTAAAGACTCACTGCAAGGTAATTAA